A region of Lacinutrix sp. Hel_I_90 DNA encodes the following proteins:
- a CDS encoding dimethylarginine dimethylaminohydrolase family protein — MLKLNVKNETSRLKAVILGTAKSNGPTPKETEAYDPKSLEHIKAGTYPLEEDMVAEMEAVAKVFDKYNVKVFRPEMIENCNQIFTRDIAFVIDDVFVKANILPDRENELDAIQYIIDQVAPEKVIRPPEEVHIEGGDVILCNDYIFIGTYREADYSDYIVARTNMQGVAFIEKTFPHKKVKSFNLRKSQTIAKDNALHLDCCFQPIGTNKAILHKEGFLEEEEYEWLLNYFGKDNCFIISKEEMYNMNSNVFSISEQVIISEKKFTRLNAWLRKEGFTVEEVPYAEIAKQEGLLRCSTMPLIRD; from the coding sequence ATGCTAAAACTAAACGTTAAAAACGAGACCTCACGATTAAAAGCTGTTATTCTAGGAACGGCAAAAAGTAATGGGCCCACTCCAAAGGAAACCGAAGCTTATGACCCTAAATCATTAGAGCATATAAAAGCGGGGACCTATCCTTTAGAAGAAGATATGGTAGCTGAAATGGAAGCCGTTGCCAAGGTATTTGATAAGTATAATGTCAAGGTTTTTAGACCTGAAATGATTGAGAATTGTAATCAGATTTTTACTAGAGACATTGCGTTTGTCATTGATGATGTTTTTGTTAAAGCAAATATTCTTCCAGATAGAGAGAACGAGCTAGACGCTATTCAATACATAATAGACCAGGTAGCTCCAGAAAAGGTAATACGGCCGCCAGAGGAGGTTCATATTGAAGGTGGTGATGTGATCCTTTGCAATGATTATATTTTTATAGGTACCTACCGTGAAGCTGATTATTCAGATTATATTGTTGCCCGCACCAACATGCAAGGCGTCGCGTTTATTGAAAAAACGTTTCCTCATAAAAAAGTGAAGTCATTTAATTTACGTAAGTCTCAAACTATAGCGAAAGACAATGCATTGCACTTAGATTGTTGCTTTCAACCTATAGGAACCAATAAGGCGATATTACACAAGGAAGGATTTTTAGAGGAAGAAGAATATGAATGGTTGTTAAACTACTTCGGGAAAGACAACTGTTTTATTATTTCAAAAGAAGAAATGTATAACATGAATAGTAATGTGTTCTCCATTTCTGAACAAGTGATTATATCTGAAAAAAAGTTCACAAGATTAAATGCCTGGTTACGTAAAGAAGGTTTTACAGTCGAAGAAGTTCCTTATGCTGAAATAGCAAAACAAGAAGGCTTACTGCGATGCAGTACTATGCCTTTAATAAGGGATTAG
- a CDS encoding citrate synthase codes for MSDKATLEVNGKKHEFPLVVGTENEVGMDISSLRAVTGGVTTLDPGYKNTGSCESAITFLNGEEGILRYRGYSIEELADKASFLEVAFLLIFGELPNQEQLSKFAHDIKEESVVDDDIKKILDAFPKSAHPMGVLSSLTSALTAFNPSSVNVDSEEAMYKTVVKIMGKFPVLVAWTMRKQKGLPLDYGDNSLGYVENVLKMMFKKPNEEYKQNPILVNALDKLLILHADHEQNCSTSTVRIVGSSHAGLFASLSAGISALWGPLHGGANQAVLEMLEAIKEDGGDTKKFMAKAKDKEDPFRLMGFGHRVYKNFDPRAKIIKKAADEVLGDLGVEDPVLDIAKGLASEALSDDYFVKRKLYPNVDFYSGIIYRSMGIPVEMFTVMFALGRLPGWIAQWREMRLRKEPIGRPRQIYIGETHRPFKDISKR; via the coding sequence ATGTCAGATAAAGCTACACTTGAAGTTAATGGTAAAAAGCACGAGTTTCCATTAGTAGTAGGAACAGAGAATGAAGTAGGAATGGATATTAGCTCATTGAGAGCAGTTACTGGAGGCGTGACCACTCTAGATCCAGGGTATAAAAATACCGGGTCATGTGAAAGTGCTATTACATTTTTAAATGGAGAAGAAGGTATTTTACGATACAGAGGCTATTCTATCGAAGAGCTTGCAGATAAAGCTTCTTTTCTTGAAGTAGCATTTCTTTTAATTTTTGGTGAATTACCTAATCAAGAGCAGCTTAGTAAATTTGCTCATGATATTAAAGAAGAATCTGTTGTAGATGATGATATAAAGAAAATTTTAGATGCTTTTCCAAAATCGGCGCACCCAATGGGCGTTTTATCGTCATTAACAAGTGCATTAACGGCGTTTAACCCATCATCTGTAAATGTAGATTCAGAAGAAGCTATGTATAAAACAGTGGTTAAAATAATGGGTAAATTTCCAGTGCTTGTCGCATGGACTATGCGCAAACAAAAAGGATTGCCATTAGATTATGGCGATAACTCCTTAGGTTATGTAGAGAACGTTCTTAAAATGATGTTCAAAAAGCCAAATGAGGAGTACAAACAAAACCCTATTTTAGTTAATGCTTTAGATAAACTATTAATCTTGCATGCAGATCATGAACAAAACTGTTCTACTTCTACCGTTAGAATTGTAGGATCATCACACGCTGGTTTATTTGCGTCGCTTTCTGCTGGTATTTCAGCACTTTGGGGTCCATTGCACGGTGGTGCAAACCAAGCGGTTTTAGAAATGTTAGAAGCTATAAAAGAAGACGGTGGTGACACCAAGAAGTTTATGGCCAAAGCGAAAGATAAAGAAGATCCTTTTCGCTTAATGGGCTTTGGACACAGAGTCTATAAAAACTTTGATCCACGAGCTAAAATCATTAAAAAAGCAGCAGACGAAGTTTTAGGAGACCTAGGTGTAGAAGACCCAGTGTTGGATATTGCTAAAGGGTTAGCGTCTGAAGCATTAAGTGATGATTATTTTGTAAAACGTAAACTTTATCCAAATGTAGATTTCTATTCGGGTATTATATACAGATCTATGGGTATTCCTGTAGAAATGTTTACAGTAATGTTTGCCTTAGGTCGTTTGCCTGGTTGGATTGCGCAATGGAGAGAAATGCGTTTGCGTAAAGAACCAATAGGAAGACCAAGACAAATTTATATTGGAGAAACCCACAGACCTTTTAAAGACATTAGCAAACGCTAA
- the eno gene encoding phosphopyruvate hydratase, whose product MSIIINVHARQIFDSRGNPTVEVDVETENGYMGRAAVPSGASTGEHEAVELRDGGDKFMGKGVTKAVDNVNSILAEELLGVNVFEQNYIDTLMCEIDGTPNKSKLGANAILGVSLAVAKAAAAELGMPLYRYIGGVSANTLPVPMMNIINGGSHSDAPIAFQEFMVMPVKATNFSHALQMGTEIFHNLKKVLHDRGLSTAVGDEGGFAPTLDGTEDALDTIAKAVKNAGYKLGDDVMIALDCAAAEFYVNGKYDYTKFEGATGKIRTSKEQADYLAELSRNYPIISIEDGMDENDWEGWKYLTEQIGDKVQLVGDDLYVTNVERLSKGIKNNIANSILIKVNQIGTLTETIAAVNMAHNAGYTSVMSHRSGETEDTTIADLAVALNCGQIKTGSASRSDRMAKYNQLLRIEEELGAVAYYPKESAFKIKR is encoded by the coding sequence ATGAGTATTATAATCAACGTACACGCAAGACAAATTTTCGATTCAAGAGGTAATCCAACAGTAGAAGTAGATGTAGAAACAGAAAATGGATATATGGGTAGAGCAGCAGTACCATCTGGAGCATCAACCGGAGAACATGAAGCTGTAGAATTACGTGACGGTGGTGATAAATTTATGGGTAAAGGCGTGACTAAAGCAGTAGATAATGTGAATTCTATTTTAGCCGAAGAGCTTTTAGGTGTTAATGTTTTCGAACAAAATTATATCGACACCTTAATGTGTGAAATTGACGGCACGCCTAATAAATCTAAATTAGGAGCTAATGCGATTTTAGGGGTGTCCTTAGCAGTAGCTAAAGCTGCAGCTGCCGAACTTGGTATGCCATTATATAGATATATTGGAGGGGTTAGTGCTAACACATTACCAGTGCCAATGATGAATATTATAAATGGAGGGTCACACAGTGATGCGCCAATAGCTTTTCAGGAATTTATGGTGATGCCAGTAAAGGCAACTAATTTCTCTCATGCTTTACAAATGGGAACGGAAATTTTTCATAATTTAAAGAAAGTATTACACGATAGAGGGTTAAGCACAGCAGTAGGTGATGAAGGGGGATTTGCACCAACGTTAGACGGTACAGAAGATGCTCTAGATACTATTGCAAAGGCAGTTAAGAATGCAGGCTATAAACTAGGAGATGATGTGATGATTGCCCTAGATTGTGCGGCAGCAGAATTTTATGTCAATGGTAAATACGATTACACAAAGTTTGAAGGCGCTACCGGAAAAATAAGAACAAGTAAAGAACAAGCAGATTATTTAGCTGAATTATCGCGTAACTATCCAATTATTTCTATTGAAGATGGCATGGATGAAAACGATTGGGAAGGTTGGAAATATTTAACCGAACAAATTGGAGATAAAGTACAGTTAGTGGGTGACGATTTATATGTGACTAATGTTGAACGTTTGTCTAAGGGTATAAAAAACAATATTGCCAATTCAATTTTAATTAAAGTGAACCAAATAGGGACATTAACAGAAACCATCGCAGCTGTGAATATGGCGCATAATGCGGGTTACACCTCTGTCATGTCTCACAGATCTGGTGAAACAGAAGATACTACGATTGCAGATTTAGCCGTTGCATTAAACTGCGGTCAAATAAAAACAGGTTCTGCTTCACGTAGTGATCGTATGGCAAAATACAATCAATTATTACGTATAGAAGAGGAATTAGGAGCTGTTGCTTACTATCCTAAGGAAAGCGCTTTTAAAATAAAACGATAA